TGCTTGTGGAAAGTATCCGGGCATCCAGAGGGAAACACTGACTACTGCAGGCGTCCTAAAATCGGTTGCCCGGTTTATCTCCGCGTATGCGGGGAACACAAAAACTCCAGTGACCGCCGGCGCTGTTCGCGCGGTTTATCCCCGCACATGCGGGGAACACCTATCAAGTGGAGTTCCATCCTGGCATCCTGCCGGTTTATCCCCGCGTATGCGGGGAACACTCTATAACAGCAATAAATTCGTGGGGGACATCAGGTTTATCCCCGCGCATGCGGGGAACACAAAGACTATTGGCAGTTTGTAGCCAGGCCGAGCGGTTTATCCGCGCGCATGCGGGGAACACAAAACCACTGGCTCCAACTGGCATGCGCTTCTGCGGTTTATCCCCGCGCATGCGGGGAACACCGTGCCCTTTATGCGCATGACATCTTTGATATCGGTTTATCCCCGCGCATGCGGGGAACAACCCATTGGCTGATGATGAGGTTATCGGAACGGCGGTTTATCCCCGCGCATGCGGGGAACACTTCTTGCGGGTCAATAACTCCGTCAGCCGTCGCGGTTTATCCCCGCGTATGCGGGGAACACGTGTTGATAGCGTCGAGAAGGCTGAGGTTCTTCGGTTTATCCCCGCGCATGCGGGGAACACTATAACGGCAATTACGGCAGGCTGTTAACCTGCGGTTTATCCCCGCGCATGCGGGGAACACGTGATAAGCGGTTAACTAGCCGGGTTAGGGAGCGGTTTATCCCCGCGCATGCGGGGAACACTTGTTTGAGCGGACAAGATTATCGAGTACCCCCGGTTTATCCCCGCGCATGCGGGGAACACCCCTTCACTCGTACCTCAGCTCGCCCCTGCATATCGGTTTATCCCCGCGCATGCGGGGAACACTAAAGCCATTAAAAAAGCCACCCGGAGGTGGCCGGTTTATCCCCGCGCATGCGGGGAACACACCCGGACGCCACAGATAATTGCCCTCGGCGTCGGTTTATCCCCGCGCATGCGGGGAACACTGCCAGCCATTCGTTGTTTTTGATGCCGCATTCGGTTTATCCCCGCGCATGCGGGGAACACGCTGATATAAGCTGCCCTCATCGCATCCTTCCCGGTTTATCCCCGCGCATGCGGGGAACACTCTAAAATTATATATTTGAATTATAAAACTTTTTAAAGAGGTTGAAATTCTACCGTTCGATGAGGCCTGTTTTAATGCCCTCATCCGGCTGCCTGCCAGGCTACTTACCCGCAATAAATTCCCGATACGAGGCAATCAGGCTTAAGAAGTCATCGGTGCCGCACATCGCCAGGCTTTCTTCATCGTAATAGAACATCCCTTCCTCCAGCTCGTCATTTTCAAAAGCCAGCTGGTTGGCGCGAACCATTACCTCGTCTTTATCCACCATAATCGTGTACTCATGGCCGATATGCTGCCACTGGCGCTCGCTACCGCGTACTGAGGCAATGGCCTGTTCTACCTGGGTTAACAGCTCTGGGTTGCCCGCGGCTTCTTCATTAATCCACTGGCCCACCGCCTCATGGCCCATCGACAGGCGCACTTTCACCGTTCCTGTGATATCGCGTAAAAATTCGTGTTCCATTAGTTTTCTCCGTTGGCCCCGAACATAGTCATTATGAGCGTTATAACCGCGTTGTGCATGGCCGCGCATTATGAAAGTGCTAACTTAGCTCTGCAAGTCTCAGGCGAACAACCCGCGCAATTATC
This genomic interval from Salmonella enterica subsp. enterica serovar Choleraesuis contains the following:
- a CDS encoding UPF0231 protein, which codes for MEHEFLRDITGTVKVRLSMGHEAVGQWINEEAAGNPELLTQVEQAIASVRGSERQWQHIGHEYTIMVDKDEVMVRANQLAFENDELEEGMFYYDEESLAMCGTDDFLSLIASYREFIAGK